In Carassius carassius chromosome 2, fCarCar2.1, whole genome shotgun sequence, the DNA window CTTTCTTCCTCCAGATATATGATTGTATGTCTTTTGAACGGAATGTGCTAAATATTTCAGGACTGAATAAACCAATTATCTGTGAAAACTAATTATGAATCATTACTATGACTTTTCAAGTATCTTGTGCTACATAGAACTAAGCAACACTGTTTAAAGGGTTATTTTCTGGTTACAAAATCAATGTTTTTGCCTATTCTTGCAGTCTCTGTTTGATTTCACATCAGTGACACTGAACAGTACTGGTTCTCACATATAACCAGAAGTGACAGTCCATATTTAAATATGGACGCCTGTGAATCAGACTTGAGAATAGACCTTTGTACAAAGAGTGCCTATACTCTAGAACAACAGAAAACATTTTACTTAACTAGCTTGGTCTGGTTCACCACAATCTTATAAATCATAGTTTCAGTCCCCTCCTCTTTTTCAACTGAGGAAAGATGAAATTCAGTACCAGAACTGATATGTTTAGAGAGTCCTGAGACATTGACTTGACAAGGTGCTTTTCGTCGCCACAGGGAACATTCTCCATCCGAATGTATGTATGGAAGTATTTTTCTCCACTctgctattttaatgtatttcggTGAACAGAGGGACACCCTGTGGATTTTACCAGGTCAAGAGCAGAAAGGTAGTGAAAGGTTCTTTCAAAGCTGAGGGTGTGCCCAGCTGCTGAATACCAGTTTCCTCATTGCCATAATGACACATTTATCCTAAGAGGAGTTAAAGGTTtagttgaaaaatgaaaattagcccataagttactcaccctcaagtaatcctaggtgtatatgactttcttctttcagacgaatccagtcggagttatatgaaaaatggtctttgatctttcaagttgTTTCATGCCATTcagtgttgcagtgcatcagtccaaaagaagtgaaataaaaagcacccatccgtaataaatgtaattttattaataagattcgggaggagcgcgtcagatacttagcctaatcaacacaggtggaccataatcaagtaatcattcccatagtataaatatcgctgacttacctctatccattgacggtttatcagcatccctcctccaccccatctcctcacttcaagttcactttataaatagacggggaagggggggtactctaggttcgggccattcccgagctcggagcccttccccggacagcacgccaaatacgcattccatacctcagctaattatatgtaagcgtgaactattgaaataagtgtctcacatggctctggggggggtgaacaaagtcctcctgtattgacttgatgcatttttgtaagaaagatatccataatcaaaatgtaataatcacttcaATGTAGCTTGCACCAACACTTGTACATCGAGGTAGGTCCAGGAGGATGACATATGAGGTCAGTACTGTGCATGTGTTAgtgagtctcatgaaaaccaatgtttgttaacaggaggcaaagtttccttactttagcaaagaaaAACCAGTCTTCTCTTGGTTTATATTGAACTCctccgacattcttctttacaaatccttgttttgtacttctaatcagtgaacattgttttgttttgtttccgcGTGTGTCACATCTGAGCGGCACATGAGCAAAGCTGACCTCCATACGTCTcctgactggattcatctgaatgtcatatacacctaggatgacttgagggtgaataatttatgggataatgttaatttttgggtggactaacaTCAATACTCCCTGCTGTAAtcacaaaaataatgtttatcaCAGATTAGTCTTATTCTCAACTACCACAGTCGTATTATCAAACCATCTGTAACTTCATTTgatctagtttttttttctcccctttggatttcacacaaatgcagtggttctcaactgttTTGATTCAAAACCCCGCTTTGTCcaagaaaatatttaaagctCTCCAATCTAAGGAGATATTTTCCTCTGgtaatttttatacttttttctgGTACTGTCTATCTTTTccttttgttataaaaaaagaccctcttttttcctattctatttacttgttttctttttatttattattatatattaatataaattatatttattacccTAGGCTAATTGAAACTTTTCACAGCACTTACATATTATTgcccttttgttggttttgatttatTCTATTGTCCGCATTtgtaagctgctttggataaaagtgtctgttaatgTAAATCATTTGATATAACTTATTGAGGTCCCCTAGTGGGCCCTGACCCCTTGGTTGAGTACCACTGCACTAATGCACATCTTGAAAATAAACTCTCATCACACTTTCATTATGGTGTTCCATTCACAAACTTTGGCAAGCGCTTGTTTATTTACATCCTCACTATGCTACATATGTATGTCTGTAGTTTTGATCTCTCTAGCTGAACAGTGAAACAAGATGAGAAAGCAAACATATACAGACCGTGAGAGAGAAAAAACTGTGGATCATTAAAACCTGCTTGTTCAGATGTGTGCTGGCAGTACTTCTATGAACAAACAAAGGAATAACAGGGACACTATAACCAAAACCTGCTTTCAAATCCCAGCAGAACTCAGGTACTGAATACTTCAATACTTGTGTGGCATTCAATTTAAGCAGTAAAGTGATTTTTTAGCACCCAAACTGTTGGATATTTTCCCTTACAGAAGCACTGGAGGGCAGCATGATCCACACTATGACTTGAAGCAAGAGAGACGTAACATTGAACACTTGACCCAATGATGGTCGGGTAAAGCACATTTGGTGGCTTCAGGAGTTAGAGAAGAGGTTACTTTACATATGAGAAAGTGTTGCCACACAGGTAGATGTTATACTTCAAGTTTATAATGTTCAAAATGGTTACTCTTCATGTAGTACCCATAAGATTCAACGAGAGGTGCTGTTGTTGCCCAGCAGGCTCTGTAAAAATCATTGGTGTGCTTCTCTTATCCACATATTAAATTGCTCAGtctttttaaaagacaaaaagaaaagaaaagagacaaATAGCCCCTGCTGTACATGTTGGTACTGTATGTAGAGGCTTTGACCAAGACACAGAGGGTCACTAAACTAAAGGAACTTTTCTGATCAAGTCCCAAGCAGTCCGAAGTTTTCTCGTGTCCTTGTATGAAAGTATAAAAATGTGtccatgcagcatgcatagatctGAAAAATACTTAGTGACAACATCCAGGTCACCAGAACTCCTCTTTCCTTGTGAGAAACTGCGAGGATCACAGGCAAACTGCAAGAACTCACAACAATTGATCTGGAAAAAGCATCCTTCAGCTGACAGTAAAGAAGGAGAAGAGGGTTAATGATCAAAACCCAAAGCCAATAAGAAATCAGGACTATGCTGCAATGATGAAAGCAATCTGTAATACCAGATGGCAGTATCCACATTCCACAACATTTATTCCCTAGTTCATCCTTCATTTCTTGGAAAGTGTTCAGAGCGCTCAGTTATGTTCCACGATTTAGTGCAAAGACTCTATGAGTCATAAAGCAATTTTAAAAAGCACTGTTTTCACAGCTATGGAGAAATGggaatttaaaatgtgtattctttaaaaatgcatcctTCATCTTTTAAAAAGTCCTTCATCATGTCAAAGTACGCACACtatctttttaaaaagtaaattagaCCTTTGGTAAAACATCAAATGACactaatgctttaaaaataactttgaaACGGTGACATAAGCAAGAAACACGACTGCTCACAGTCTGTTATTTTAAACAACACTattgaaatggataaaaaaattataatgcaggATTCAGAGGAACTTCTCCAAGAACATGGTAATGTCATGAACACAAAAAAGGTTTTGGTGAAGCATAAAGGATAGTTGACTGCTGATCTGACTAATCCGCTCTAGTCTGACACATCCGGGTCCAGATGCTTCTTCAGATCCCAAAAACATACAACAAACAGTGCTAATACACACTTACGGTGTGCTATAGTTCTACTGAAAAATCATGTTCCTAAGCTTTAAGTTCATACTGAAATCTCAGTTGGCTAGACAGAGATTGAGAGACTGTAGTGTACACTGGAAGCTTAGCTAAAAGTAGTACCATTAATGTACAGTGCTAATAAACGGCAGGTGAGATTGTATTCTTACTTCAAATGAAGTAAAGGCTTGGACCCAGAAAATGTATTTGATATGTCACGAACAGATTATATTTCTGAATAACACCATGCTAGCTAGTATGGCCCATTTTCATCAAATGTGAAAGCTTCTCAAAAACTGTGACCTTTCAAATTCCTTCAAAGTGAACTAATGACTACGTCAGTACTGTCCTACAAAGGCAAAACACAGCAACTACACaattcaatcaaaaaaaaaagggaaaattgatcaaaacctaaaaaaaaaaaacattctctctcaagtGTATTGCAGCTAGATGTCATTATTGAGGCAGGGATAGACAGCAGAGAGTGACATAACCCTGTAAGCCACCAGTTCAGTTAATACTGAATGATTCTCCTCTTTAAGCTGCCTGCCTCAAAGTACTTCATAAATACACTTCTAAATAAAAGTGTAACTAATGGAGATAATTATTGTAGCTCCACTGATTCCCAACACTGACAGACATTCAAAATGACCCTTCTGATCAATACCCAAGAAAAAAACTGGTACAAGTGTGGACTAAATTAGAGACATCATCAATACCTGAGTCAAAACACACGTTATTGAACAGGGAAAATGTGTTTGAATACCAGGAATTGACTGAAAGGAAGGAAAGCAGAATCAACATTGGATCCACAGTCTAGTGTACTGAGCCAGCTCTGAAGTCATCAAGTTCAAAATGCTGGTGGATGTGATAGGAATCAAAAACCAGTAGTGCATTGTGAGATGATTTCATCCAGGAATGGAAGACACAGCACCGTGATTGGTTGAAATGCACATACTGTACTATACAATGGGGCTTCAGGGGCTTGTTGGAGTAACAGAGTGTGATTGGTCCATTATGGTGGATTGTAGGTCACAGTGACAACAATAATGACTGGACACACACATAAACCCACATACACTGCAGAAAATAATGCAGGGACCTCCATGTGGAGGCTATGTTGTCACAACTGAGCCATGTTTTCTGAGTGTGGTCGGTGTGAGTTCTAGGTGTTCCTCATGGCCAAGGCCTGCTCCAGCTCCTGCCTCCTCTGCTGGATCTTAGGAAGCGGAAAGACAGTCAGTCAGTAGTTGTTCAGTGCAGTTCAGACATTGACAAAGTGCAGCCCGTTATAACACCCTGTTTTATAGTAAGACCAGTAGAAGGTTCACACTAGTCATCGTATATCTTTATATTCTTACCTTGCAGTAGAAGTAACGGCTAACAGCCTCCTGAGACCAAGGCTGATGATAAAACTCTGCTGTCCTCTCTTCCTCTGGGTTCCCAACAACATCTGTCATCAGCTACAAACAATCAAAATGTGATATCAGTTAGAAATGCAGGACAACATCAGGACAAACATGATGCAAGCATGCTTGCAGAGAAAGAAATCACATAATGATCTTCACTCATGATTTTTAATGGTACTGTATGGGATCTGTTGAAGCTAGTGGAACCACTGAATATGAAGTAAATGCCTTGTTGAAGCTTATATAAATCTGGttcaaaatgtgtaatttctgtaTCATTAACAGCAGCAACAGAACAGTGAAATGAATTTCCAAACAGATTACCAAACACTCCTACTGCCCCTTCTGACCTGTTCCAAACAGGCAGTCCCACCCtaaactcatgccattggttgagccagagGCTGACATATCGGACCACTCAAACAAACTGAGCAATGTTTTGAAACGGGCACAAAGCCACTGTACAGGTATTTACACTTTTTGTGACATCATCCTACATCTGTCTCAgcacattaaactgaaatatgaaaAAGTACTATAACAGAAAACACACTTCATCTTCAAAAATagaatgaatttaaaaatgatataatgaaagaaagaatgaaagttGTTGCAGACCTTCAGATCTCTACTCTGGGATTTGAGCCAGTCCTGGATGTAGCCTTTGGGATCTCTGGAGAAGCTGAGCATGAAATCTCTCTGGATCTTCAGCTGATTGATGGACTCAATAGTCTCATGGATCTACATGCATTTAGAACCAAACTGAAAAATCAAGGGTGTGCTCACAGACATGATGGCACTGCAGAAGTGGTTAAATCCTGATTATTATCCTGCTGTCAGCTTAACTGTAATAACATGAGTCGAAATCAGAGACCCTATAATTCAGAAGTTCAATCATCTGCTCCGCTGTGCCTACACTGATGTGGGAGACGTGCACTAACCTTGTTGTCCAGAGAGGCAATCTCTTGCTGGTTGGCTGTGGAGAGCAAGAAGCTGCTCATTTGTGCTTTAAGGGGATCTTCCACCTCTACATCAATGTCATAACACGCCGTCTTTTTCTGATCATTAGGGTCGACGCTATGCAAAAATAACCTCGATTAGAAttcatgttttgttcattattactggaaacagttgtgctgcttagtagGGACTGTAAAAATTTGTATCAGGATTCTTTGTTGAGTTTATGTTAAGATTATGTCTTaatgtttttatcaatttaatgtgtccctaCTGAATTAAAGATTAATTTCTTAACAAAAAATatactactgaccccaaacctttgaccaGAAGTATAAAAGATTAAGAACACTGTGTTTTGGTAGATGTCGGCAATAAATATGACACGATTGTACATACAAGCAAGTAGACAATCAAAACCACATAATCAGACATACAAACCTAATGATGTGATTGATGACAATAGGGTCGGGGGGGAGCAAAAGGTTGGTGAGGCGCTGTGGAATTTCGGAGAACTTCAGACGTGGACAGTCAAAGATCTGAGGAGATGAGGCCAGAAACGAAAAAAAGTTcttgattaaaatacagtttaCTGGCTTCATATAATAATTACAacatgtttctactgtatttctAGTATTTTAAATATCAGACATGTTATAGaggtttttatttcattaattacaGATTGTGACGAATGTTAATCAATGATTCCAGTCAAGTGTACCTGTTGGAAGTACTTGTCACAGTTGATGTACTCCTTGTCATGAGAGTCCTGCAGTTTGTTGGTCTTGACGTACTGCCAGAGGGCCTGGATGATACTGGAGCGAGTCTGTGTGTGTATTCCCAGCAGACGAGCCAGACGTGGATCCAGTTTAAACTGAGGCGGCTGCACACAGAACACAAGACTCAGAGAAATAATGCTTTTCACTCACTGTTCACTGGGTTCTGCATTCATTTCAGAGGACTGACACATGCTTACAtttaattaactattaataatataacaaaCAAAAGTAGCCACAGCAGAATAATATTCACTGCAGTTCTTTTCATACAAAATAAAGCATCACAAAATTATTTCTCAAGAGCTTATTATCACAAAGTTCCTGTTCGTATATACTCATATACATGATATTCACCCTTCACTATTATGTTAACTATTTCGTCAACTTGTTACTTCAATGAAACTCAAGGCTTCGAGGTCTGTAAGAAATTTATAatcaaaaagaaggaaaaattaaaaaaaaaatgtatctaacgAAATTATACAATTGCAACTGCATTACATTTCTGCAACTGCATTTTGCACCATTCTGCAGTTCTTGATCAGTAGTCTTCAAGTGAACATCACTGGATGCATTTTTTGTCTTTACCTGGTAATCCAGCATTAACAGCAGGGTGCAGCGCACGTTCACATCTCCAGGCCTCTTCACCTGGAAACCGTCTGTCTCCTGAGTGGTTGGGGTACGATGCCACTGCAGGAAAAAAGAAATCTTGCAAACATGCTTGCACACacttacaaaaaacaacaacaacaaaaacctgaACACAGCTACTTTAGTAACGTAATAGAAAAATAACCTGAATGATAGTATCACCACACATCTTACGGAACAAAGAGCAAATAGCATGTTTTTTAAACTATACTGAAAAATACAGTGTCTGCGCGACATATATGCAGTTAAAATGTAAGATATTTATCATGGTTTTAGTTCTTGGTTTTAAGAAATTTCCATTATGAGAAAACGTGTTTGACTGTCATTTAGAGGGATAAGCAGGATATCAAACACCAACCTCAACCAAATGGTTATCAGGGCCGTAAAGGTCTTTGTCGAGCTCAATCACCAGACTCTTGAAGAATGAGGAGAACTTCCTCTTCATCTTTCCCGGCTGTGCAAGAAAGCATGAATACTGTTGTCAGTGTGTTCCACTGAGCAAACTATACAGTTTCAAGGATGACGACATGGTTGGAAAACAAGTACTTTACACCACATCATAAACTTTCCATGGAAGAGAACGGACTGAATGTCAAATGTGGCATACTAGTGGATGATTTGCTGAGCAGGACAACTTTCCATTCAGCCCAAGCTATTATCAATAAGTACTAGTTTCATTTCTTTGGGCATGGAAAAGCATGCCTCAAGAGCATTAGCTAAACTGACCTTGGTTAGAGACTGACCCCAGAGGCTGGATTTATGCTGCACTGA includes these proteins:
- the LOC132107619 gene encoding SWI/SNF-related matrix-associated actin-dependent regulator of chromatin subfamily D member 3 isoform X3, encoding MASEETAGGARKATKSKLFEFLVHGVRPGMPSGARMPHQGAPMGPPGPPYGGSPAVRPGLTNQAMEASRKRPAPSQQQIQQQQAAQNRNRKKPVGFPGPNEMPGRQMEMREAQTDPTLGSNAKRRKMADKILPQRIRELVPESQAYMDLLAFERKLDQTIMRKRVDIQEALKRPMKQKRKLRLYISNTFNPAKPEAEDSEGSIASWELRVEGKLLDDPGKMKRKFSSFFKSLVIELDKDLYGPDNHLVEWHRTPTTQETDGFQVKRPGDVNVRCTLLLMLDYQPPQFKLDPRLARLLGIHTQTRSSIIQALWQYVKTNKLQDSHDKEYINCDKYFQQIFDCPRLKFSEIPQRLTNLLLPPDPIVINHIISVDPNDQKKTACYDIDVEVEDPLKAQMSSFLLSTANQQEIASLDNKIHETIESINQLKIQRDFMLSFSRDPKGYIQDWLKSQSRDLKLMTDVVGNPEEERTAEFYHQPWSQEAVSRYFYCKIQQRRQELEQALAMRNT
- the LOC132107619 gene encoding SWI/SNF-related matrix-associated actin-dependent regulator of chromatin subfamily D member 3 isoform X2, producing MERKRPGMPSGARMPHQGAPMGPPGPPYGGSPAVRPGLTNQAMEASRKRPAPSQQQIQQQQAAQNRNRNAKRRKMADKILPQRIRELVPESQAYMDLLAFERKLDQTIMRKRVDIQEALKRPMKQKRKLRLYISNTFNPAKPEAEDSEGSIASWELRVEGKLLDDPGKMKRKFSSFFKSLVIELDKDLYGPDNHLVEWHRTPTTQETDGFQVKRPGDVNVRCTLLLMLDYQPPQFKLDPRLARLLGIHTQTRSSIIQALWQYVKTNKLQDSHDKEYINCDKYFQQIFDCPRLKFSEIPQRLTNLLLPPDPIVINHIISVDPNDQKKTACYDIDVEVEDPLKAQMSSFLLSTANQQEIASLDNKIHETIESINQLKIQRDFMLSFSRDPKGYIQDWLKSQSRDLKLMTDVVGNPEEERTAEFYHQPWSQEAVSRYFYCKIQQRRQELEQALAMRNT
- the LOC132107619 gene encoding SWI/SNF-related matrix-associated actin-dependent regulator of chromatin subfamily D member 3 isoform X1; amino-acid sequence: MASEETAGGARKATKSKLFEFLVHGVRPGMPSGARMPHQGAPMGPPGPPYGGSPAVRPGLTNQAMEASRKRPAPSQQQIQQQQAAQNRNRNAKRRKMADKILPQRIRELVPESQAYMDLLAFERKLDQTIMRKRVDIQEALKRPMKQKRKLRLYISNTFNPAKPEAEDSEGSIASWELRVEGKLLDDPGKMKRKFSSFFKSLVIELDKDLYGPDNHLVEWHRTPTTQETDGFQVKRPGDVNVRCTLLLMLDYQPPQFKLDPRLARLLGIHTQTRSSIIQALWQYVKTNKLQDSHDKEYINCDKYFQQIFDCPRLKFSEIPQRLTNLLLPPDPIVINHIISVDPNDQKKTACYDIDVEVEDPLKAQMSSFLLSTANQQEIASLDNKIHETIESINQLKIQRDFMLSFSRDPKGYIQDWLKSQSRDLKLMTDVVGNPEEERTAEFYHQPWSQEAVSRYFYCKIQQRRQELEQALAMRNT